In Amia ocellicauda isolate fAmiCal2 chromosome 7, fAmiCal2.hap1, whole genome shotgun sequence, one genomic interval encodes:
- the LOC136753929 gene encoding extracellular calcium-sensing receptor-like, with product MLFFVLIALLIKAEEPVCRLQSRPQLPELSKDGDIIIGGIFSFRSGLDGKTYNFESMPDRPKCKDLNFREFQFAETMIFTLEEINKNTAILPHVSLGYKIYNDCGSMDVLRAALDLVNGQEETVINKSCTKPATVQAIIGHSGSTPTIGFARIIGRFLVPVISHFATCACLSNRKEFPSFFRTIPSDYYQSRALAQLVKHFGWTWVGAIRSDNDYGNNGMATFLQAAQEEGVCTEYSEAFLRTGPKHKLLRIVDILKHSTSKVIVAFMSHIEISVLVEEMLHQNITGFQWIGSDAWITEKSLALGDGYEVLKGTIGFAVSKAEIPGLKDFLLDLHPADSPESTFLKDFWETVFSCSLNPQVLTKHTRPCNGSEHLRDVDNQFTDVSELRFHNNVYKAVYAVAHALHNLHACEHGHGPFVNKTCANKMNTEPWQVLHYLQSVNFTTKSGEKVFFDRSGDPSARYELISLQSNTEGDTRFVTIGYYDASLPKGQQFIMNNVSIIWGGDQDKVPVSVCSESCPPGTRKAGQKGRPVCCFDCVPCAEGEISNETDSVDCEKCPFQNWSNERRDECVLKEIEFLSYRETMGMLLVLFSLIGACLTISTAFAFYYFRDTPVVKANNSELSFLLLFSLTLCFLCSLTFIGQPSEWSCMLRHTAFGITFVLCISCVLGKTIVVLMAFRATLPGNNIMKWFGPTQQRLSVLAFTLIQVLICVLWLTISPPFPHKNTKYYKAKIILECDVGSAVGFYAVLGYIGFLSAMCFVLAFLARNLPDNFNEAKFITFSMLIFCAVWITFIPVYISSPGKFSVAVEIFAILASSSGLLFCIFMPKCYLMILKPEKNTKKHIMGKST from the exons ATGCTGTTTTTTGTACTGATTGCGCTGCTGATTAAGGCGGAAGAACCTGTCTGTAGGTTACAGAGCAGACCACAACTACCTGAACTATCAAAGGATGGAGACATCATCATAGGAGGAATCTTTTCATTCCGCTCTGGGCTTGATGGTAAAACATACAATTTTGAGTCAATGCCAGATCGACCAAAATGCAAGGA CTTGAATTTCAGAGAATTTCAATTTGCTGAAACAATGATCTTCACTTTAGAAgaaatcaataaaaacacagcGATCCTCCCCCATGTTTCCCTTGGCTATAAGATCTATAACGATTGCGGTTCTATGGATGTATTAAGAGCTGCCTTGGATCTAGTGAATGGGCAAGAGGAAACAGTCATCAACAAGTCCTGCACCAAACCAGCTACAGTCCAGGCTATCATAGGACACTCAGGATCCACACCAACAATTGGATTTGCAAGAATAATTGGAAGGTTTCTTGTGCCAGTG ATAAGTCACTTTGCTACCTGTGCATGTCTGAGCAACAGAAAAGAGTTCCCTTCATTCTTCCGAACCATCCCCAGTGACTATTACCAAAGCAGAGCCCTGGCACAGCTTGTCAAGCACTTTGGATGGACCTGGGTTGGGGCCATTAGAAGTGACAATGATTATGGCAACAATGGGATGGCAACATTTTTACAGGCTGCTCAAGAAGAGGGGGTGTGTACTGAGTATTCAGAGGCATTTCTTAGGACTGGGCCAAAACACAAGCTTCTTAGAATAGtagatattttaaaacattccaCCTCAAAGGTGATTGTAGCTTTCATGTCACACATTGAAATCAGTGTTTTGGTAGAAGAAATGCTGCATCAGAATATCACAGGTTTTCAGTGGATAGGCAGCGATGCGTGGATTACAGAGAAGTCCTTGGCACTGGGCGATGGTTATGAAGTTCTCAAAGGCACAATCGGCTTTGCTGTCAGCAAGGCAGAGATCCCAGGTCTGAAAGATTTTTTACTTGATCTCCACCCAGCTGATTCGCCTGAGAGCACATTTCTGAAGGACTTTTGGGAAACTGTGTTCAGTTGCTCTCTGAATCCACAAGTCCTCACAAAACATACAAGACCTTGTAATGGATCTGAGCATTTAAGAGATGTAGATAACCAGTTCACTGATGTGTCTGAACTCAGATTCCACAACAATGTCTACAAAGCCGTGTATGCTGTTGCACATGCACTGCACAATCTGCATGCATGTGAGCACGGCCACGGACCTTTTGTTAATAAAACTTGTGCAAATAAGATGAACACAGAACCATGGCAG GTGTTACATTATCTACAATCAGTGAACTTCACAACAAAAAGTGGAGAGAAAGTGTTTTTTGACCGCAGTGGTGATCCATCAGCCAGATATGAGCTAATAAGTTTACAAAGCAATACAGAAGGTGACACACGATTTGTCACAATTGGGTACTATGATGCATCTCTGCCAAAAGGACAACAGTTCATTATGAACAATGTTAGCATCATCTGGGGAGGTGATCAGGATAAG gtgccagtgtcagtgtgtagTGAGAGCTGTCCCCCAGGCACTCGTAAGGCAGGTCAGAAGGGAAGGCCtgtctgctgctttgactgtgtaccatgtgctgaaggagagaTCAGCAATGAAACAG ATTCTGTTGATTGTGAGAAGTGTCCCTTTCAAAACTGGTCCAATGAGAGAAGAGATGAATGTGTCTTAAAGGAGATCGAATTTTTGTCATATAGAGAAACTATGGGAATGTTATTagtcttattttctttaatagGAGCTTGTCTTACCATCAGTACAGCCTTTGCATTCTATTATTTTAGAGATACACCTGTTGTTAAAGCCAAtaactctgagctcagtttcctcctgctcttctcattaactctgtgtttcctttgctcacttactttcattggccagccctctgagtggtcctgtatgttgcgccacacagcatttggcatcacatttgtcctgtgcatctcttgtgttctggggaaaacaatagtggtgttaatggccttcagggctacactgccaggcaataatattatgaaatggtttgggcccacacagcagaggttaagTGTTCTTGCTTTCACACTCATACAGGTCCTGATTTGTGTCCTTTGGCTGACAATATCTCCTCCTTTTCctcacaaaaatacaaaatactacaAAGCAAAAATCATTCTAGAGTGTGATGTAGGATCAGCAGTGGGGTTTTAtgctgtgttagggtatattggattCCTCTCTGCCATGTGCTTTGTGCTGGCTTTTCTGGCTCGTAATCTGCCTGATAACTtcaatgaagccaaattcatcacattcagcatgctcatattctgtgcagtctggatcacctttatcccagTTTATATCAGCTCTCCTGGGAAGTTCAGTGTAGCTGTGGAAATATTTGCAATCTTGGCTTCAAGTTCTGGtttgcttttttgtatttttatgccAAAATGTTATCTAATGATTCTTAAGCCTgagaagaatacaaaaaaacatataatggGAAAATCCACATAA